TTCCGGCATGGGAACCGGCGGGTCAAAGCTTTGCAGGCCCACCGCCTGGTCGCCGACCCCCGCACCGCCCAGGCAGGTTCGCGGCACCAGCGCGACCAGATCCGACCGGCCCGCGATCTGCATCGCATTGGGATAGGCGGGGACCACCAGGACCACGGTCCGCTTGAGGCCCAGCAGCGCCAGGGCGTCATCGACCGGGCCGGCAACGGTCCCCCGGCGGGAAACCGCGATGTGGCGGCAGGCGGCGTAGCGTGCCGCCGTCACCGGCCCCTCCGCCAGCAGGGGATGGCCGGCGCGGCAGATGCCGATGAGCCGGTCGCGGAACAGCACTTGCGTCCGCACCTCGGGCGCCGCGGTGCCGATCACCCCGATTTCCAGGTCGATCAGCCCGTCGCGCAGCGGCTGCGCGTCCTTGTCCGGTTTCGGGGCGAAGCGCAGGCGCACGCCGGGTGCGGCCTGGGTCACCGCCGCCACCAGCGGTGCCGCCAGCAAATCCACGAACCCCTCGCCGGCGCGCAAGCTGAAGGTCCGCTCCAGCGCCGCCAGGTCCAACCGGTCGCCGGCGGGCCTCAGCACGGCCTGCACCTCCCGCGCCAATGCCGGCACGCGGCCGGCCAACTCCTCCGCATGGGGCGTGGGCACCAGCGTCCGTCCGGCCTGCACCAGCAGCTGGTCGCCCGTGGCCAGCCGCAGCCGCGCCAGTGTACGGCTCATGGCGGAAGGGCTGAGGCCCAGGCGCCGCGCGGCGCCGGTCACGCTGCGTTCCGCCAGCAGGGCGTCCAGCGCCACCAGCAGGTTCAGATCCAAATCGTGCATGGGGGAAGGATAACGCCAGGCAAGGCGTTCGGCGCAATCATTCTTTGTATCCTGTGCGCCTGGCGCAAGATTGGCCGGACGCTCATATCGCCGCCTATGCATCAATGAAAGGCGGCAACCCCATGACCCCCAACAACATCCCCACCATCCTGCTGATCGGCGCTTCCCGCGGCTTGGGCCATGCCATGGCCACCGAATTCCTGAAAAAGGGCTGGAATGTCGTCGGCACCATCCGCGCCGGCGGCGGCCGGACCAAGCTGCACGATCTGGCTGAGGGACATCCCGACCGGGTAACAATCGAGACCGTGGACATCTGCGCGCCCGACCAGGTGGCCGCCCTGCGCGTCCGCCTGGCGGGGCGCATGTTCGACATGCTGTTCGTCAATGCCGGCGTCACCAACAACCCGCATGAGACCATCGGTGAGGTGGCGACGGACGAGTTCATCCGAATCATGGTCACCAACGCGCTCAGCCCCCTGCGGGTGATCGAGGCCTTGCAGGACCTGGTCACCCCCACCGGGCTGATCGGCGTGATGTCGTCGGGGCAGGGCAGCGTCAGCAACAATGTGATGGGACTGCGCGAGGTCTATCGCGGCAGCAAGGCGGCGCTGAACATGTTCATGCGCAGCTACGCCGCCCGCGCGGGCGGCACCCGGGCGCTGGCCCTGCTGGCGCCGGGTTGGGTCCGCACCGACATGGGCGGCCCGGACGGGAAGCTGTCCATCGATGAAAGCATTCCCAGCCTGGTCCAGGTACTGCTGGCCAAGCGGGAACGTCCGGGCCTGGAGTACCTGGACTATCTGGGCCGCACCGTGCCCTGGTAAATCCGACCAGCGGCATGAGCCACCTTGCTCATGCCGCTGTAGGCCCCGACTGGGACCGCCGCACCTTTCCGGGGACCAGAGTGGACTGGAAAGGGAGGATCAGCCAAGGCCACGAACGTGGCCGCCCGGCGCTTGAGGGAACCTTTAAGATTCCGACTTCCAGCCGGCGGCACCCTTGTTGCCCGACCGCACGTGGTATTTGAAGCGGTCGGGGCGGTAGTTGCCGTGGA
The sequence above is drawn from the Azospirillaceae bacterium genome and encodes:
- a CDS encoding SDR family NAD(P)-dependent oxidoreductase, with the translated sequence MTPNNIPTILLIGASRGLGHAMATEFLKKGWNVVGTIRAGGGRTKLHDLAEGHPDRVTIETVDICAPDQVAALRVRLAGRMFDMLFVNAGVTNNPHETIGEVATDEFIRIMVTNALSPLRVIEALQDLVTPTGLIGVMSSGQGSVSNNVMGLREVYRGSKAALNMFMRSYAARAGGTRALALLAPGWVRTDMGGPDGKLSIDESIPSLVQVLLAKRERPGLEYLDYLGRTVPW
- a CDS encoding LysR family transcriptional regulator, producing MHDLDLNLLVALDALLAERSVTGAARRLGLSPSAMSRTLARLRLATGDQLLVQAGRTLVPTPHAEELAGRVPALAREVQAVLRPAGDRLDLAALERTFSLRAGEGFVDLLAAPLVAAVTQAAPGVRLRFAPKPDKDAQPLRDGLIDLEIGVIGTAAPEVRTQVLFRDRLIGICRAGHPLLAEGPVTAARYAACRHIAVSRRGTVAGPVDDALALLGLKRTVVLVVPAYPNAMQIAGRSDLVALVPRTCLGGAGVGDQAVGLQSFDPPVPMPEFTVSAIWHPRMDGDPAHRWLRRTIATVCQNALSSDL